One region of Gilliamella sp. ESL0405 genomic DNA includes:
- the dprA gene encoding DNA-processing protein DprA translates to MTKYEFLLRISMLGYGKQAIFDRIGQLFACGLPNIIQDVSFLLDKLRLNDAQLVQFYQTSYLHFEPILEWLISPTPQKHLIAYCDSDYPLLLKQICSPPLLLFVLGNRQLLNSPQLAMVGSREYSDYGAQWGRYFAGELAINGLTITSGLALGIDAICHRGALDVSGHTIAVLGSGLAQIAPRTNLNLANEILMKDGAIVSEFLPFEKARSVYFPRRNRIISGLSLGTFVIEASEKSGSLITARYALEQNRDVFALPGDIDNQNCSGTHALIKQGAYLVSQPTDILEHYSGYLSTINRQASRSNVDSHNILYPDIFAVIRHQPTPVDIIALLVDIPIPELTSKLLEMELAGLIITVTGGYIRNRTI, encoded by the coding sequence ATGACTAAATATGAATTCTTATTAAGAATTTCAATGCTTGGGTATGGAAAACAAGCAATTTTTGACAGAATAGGACAGCTTTTTGCGTGTGGTTTACCCAACATTATACAAGATGTCTCTTTTTTGTTAGATAAATTAAGATTAAATGACGCTCAATTAGTACAGTTTTATCAAACCTCGTATCTCCATTTTGAACCCATACTTGAATGGTTAATTTCTCCAACGCCACAAAAGCATCTTATTGCTTATTGCGATAGTGACTATCCATTACTATTAAAACAAATTTGTTCCCCACCTTTATTGTTATTTGTGTTAGGTAACCGGCAATTATTAAACTCTCCCCAACTGGCAATGGTCGGTAGCCGTGAGTATAGTGACTATGGCGCTCAATGGGGAAGATACTTTGCGGGTGAATTGGCAATTAATGGTTTAACAATAACCAGTGGTTTAGCGTTGGGGATAGATGCGATATGTCATCGAGGTGCGCTGGATGTATCGGGTCATACCATTGCTGTATTGGGAAGTGGCTTAGCCCAAATAGCACCAAGAACAAATTTAAATTTGGCTAATGAAATTTTAATGAAAGACGGCGCAATTGTGTCGGAATTCTTACCTTTTGAGAAAGCAAGATCGGTCTATTTTCCTCGCCGTAATCGAATTATTAGCGGATTAAGTTTAGGGACATTTGTGATAGAAGCCTCCGAAAAAAGTGGCTCATTAATTACTGCACGCTATGCACTTGAGCAAAATCGTGATGTCTTTGCCTTGCCGGGCGATATCGATAATCAAAATTGCTCAGGAACCCATGCTTTAATTAAACAAGGCGCTTATTTAGTTAGTCAGCCAACCGATATTTTAGAGCATTATAGTGGTTATTTATCAACGATTAATCGACAAGCGAGCAGAAGCAATGTCGATAGTCACAATATTTTATATCCGGATATCTTTGCGGTGATTCGTCATCAACCTACACCGGTTGATATTATTGCCTTACTTGTTGATATACCTATTCCGGAATTAACCAGTAAATTATTAGAAATGGAATTAGCCGGCTTAATTATCACCGTTACAGGCGGATATATACGAAACCGAACAATTTAA
- a CDS encoding YiiX family permuted papain-like enzyme produces MRSILIIILLFATYTTATADYQPLDGDIIFQSSQSNQSKAIELATKSPYSHMGIIFIKNGKPYVFEAASKVVYTPFDKWVNRGKNRKYIIKRLKDHALSQKEIANLKRVAHSFENKPYDIWFGWDDKYIYCSELVWKIYNKALNLKIGQLQRIKDFNLSAPAVKQKLTERYGDKIPYQETVISPIAIFNSPLLITVDQHWSS; encoded by the coding sequence ATGCGTTCTATTTTAATTATTATATTACTTTTCGCTACCTACACCACGGCCACAGCAGATTACCAACCACTAGATGGCGATATTATTTTCCAATCTTCTCAATCAAATCAAAGCAAGGCGATTGAGCTAGCAACCAAGTCACCTTATAGTCACATGGGAATAATTTTTATCAAAAATGGAAAACCTTATGTCTTTGAAGCAGCATCTAAAGTGGTCTATACACCGTTTGATAAATGGGTAAATCGAGGAAAAAACAGAAAATATATAATTAAACGCCTAAAAGATCACGCTTTATCACAAAAAGAAATTGCTAATTTAAAACGAGTCGCTCATTCATTTGAAAATAAGCCTTACGATATTTGGTTTGGCTGGGATGATAAGTATATTTATTGCTCAGAACTCGTTTGGAAAATTTATAATAAAGCACTTAACTTGAAAATTGGACAATTACAAAGGATTAAAGATTTTAACCTGTCAGCACCAGCAGTTAAACAAAAACTAACTGAACGTTATGGAGATAAGATCCCTTATCAAGAAACCGTTATTTCGCCAATTGCTATATTTAATTCGCCATTATTAATAACAGTAGATCAACATTGGTCAAGTTAG
- a CDS encoding 1,4-dihydroxy-2-naphthoate polyprenyltransferase, whose protein sequence is MHIKYNPWIISLRPKTLALSLSTVLLGNALAFWQQSFNLPVTIFTIITAALLQILSNLANDYGDAIKGTDKDNLIGHQRGIQLGLISLRQLKVGLSINILLCVVSGLCLLLLACNDIYQLFIFILLGLLSIVAAITYTIGKKPYGYIGLGDLSVFIFFGIIGVMGSDYLQTQIVSLSIILPAISSGLLAVAVLNINNLRDADNDRIHHKRTLIVLWGKTFGKYYHLSLILSALSLLGLFAYLYLKTIWSSLFILTFPLYIQHIYAVFKFNQAKDATPLLIQMVKLALLTNLLYCLGIILS, encoded by the coding sequence ATGCACATTAAATATAATCCGTGGATTATTAGTTTACGCCCTAAGACGTTAGCGCTTTCATTATCAACTGTTTTATTAGGCAATGCACTGGCTTTTTGGCAACAATCGTTCAACTTACCTGTTACGATTTTTACTATCATAACAGCTGCATTGCTACAAATATTATCCAATCTTGCCAATGATTATGGTGATGCCATTAAAGGCACAGACAAAGATAATCTAATTGGTCATCAACGTGGAATTCAATTAGGTTTAATTAGCCTTCGGCAATTAAAAGTTGGTTTATCAATTAACATTTTGCTGTGTGTTGTTTCTGGCCTTTGCTTACTTTTGCTGGCGTGCAATGATATTTACCAATTATTCATTTTTATACTATTAGGGCTGTTATCTATCGTTGCGGCGATAACTTATACCATAGGTAAAAAACCTTATGGGTATATTGGGCTTGGCGATCTGTCGGTTTTTATCTTCTTTGGAATAATCGGTGTAATGGGGAGTGACTATTTGCAAACCCAAATAGTATCACTATCCATTATTTTACCTGCCATAAGTAGCGGTTTGCTGGCGGTTGCAGTACTTAATATCAATAATTTGCGCGATGCCGATAACGACCGCATTCACCATAAACGCACGCTGATTGTGTTATGGGGTAAAACATTTGGTAAATACTATCACTTAAGTTTAATCCTTAGCGCATTAAGTCTACTCGGTCTATTTGCTTATCTGTATTTAAAGACAATCTGGAGCAGTTTATTTATCTTAACTTTTCCTTTATACATCCAACATATCTATGCAGTATTTAAGTTTAATCAAGCAAAAGATGCGACACCGTTATTAATTCAAATGGTCAAACTTGCTTTATTGACAAATTTACTTTATTGTTTGGGTATTATTTTGAGCTAG
- the grpE gene encoding nucleotide exchange factor GrpE, with protein sequence MTEQDNNMSENETNIEATTEESTEQKTESQANVEEQLKAKDARIAELEQALQLAKKNESEAMIRARAEIDNVRKRVEQDVDKARKFALEKFSNELLPVIDNLERALESTDKNNPEHQATVEGLELTLKSFLDTVKKFGIEVINTQDSQLNPDVHQAISMVESPEHQSGQIVNTIQKGYTLNGRLIRPAMVIVAK encoded by the coding sequence ATGACAGAACAAGATAACAATATGTCAGAAAATGAGACAAATATTGAAGCCACAACGGAAGAATCAACCGAGCAAAAAACTGAATCACAAGCGAATGTTGAAGAGCAATTAAAAGCCAAAGATGCCCGAATTGCTGAGCTTGAACAAGCGCTACAACTAGCGAAAAAGAACGAAAGCGAGGCCATGATTCGTGCCCGTGCTGAAATCGATAATGTTCGCAAACGTGTTGAACAGGATGTTGATAAAGCCCGTAAATTTGCGCTGGAAAAATTCTCAAATGAGCTTTTACCGGTAATAGATAATTTAGAGCGTGCATTAGAATCGACCGATAAAAACAATCCGGAACATCAAGCAACCGTTGAAGGTTTAGAACTTACTTTAAAATCTTTTTTAGATACTGTTAAAAAGTTTGGAATAGAAGTGATTAATACTCAAGATTCCCAACTAAATCCAGATGTGCATCAAGCGATTAGTATGGTTGAATCGCCGGAACATCAATCGGGTCAAATTGTTAACACAATCCAAAAAGGCTATACCTTAAATGGTCGTTTAATTCGCCCGGCAATGGTTATTGTTGCAAAATAA
- a CDS encoding phosphatidylglycerophosphatase A has protein sequence MTKQARNKDFKKYLKLTNPIHFLAVGLGSGLSPIMPGTMGSLMAIPLWLLFWGLQPALYWVFILVTFVFGCYICQKTSDDTHTHDSGHIVWDEFVGMWITLYFIPQFSILWVTIAFVAFRLFDMAKPWPIRWFDKRVPGGFGIMVDDVIAAIFSSITVWVLAYLLAS, from the coding sequence ATGACGAAACAAGCGCGCAATAAAGATTTTAAAAAATACCTAAAACTCACTAATCCAATTCATTTTTTAGCGGTCGGATTGGGTAGTGGGCTATCACCCATTATGCCTGGTACTATGGGATCATTAATGGCGATACCACTGTGGCTTTTATTTTGGGGGTTACAACCTGCTTTATATTGGGTTTTTATTTTAGTGACGTTTGTGTTTGGTTGTTATATTTGCCAAAAAACGTCGGATGATACCCATACTCATGATTCGGGTCATATTGTTTGGGATGAATTTGTCGGTATGTGGATAACGCTGTATTTCATTCCTCAATTTTCAATACTATGGGTGACGATTGCTTTTGTCGCATTTAGATTGTTTGATATGGCCAAACCTTGGCCTATTCGTTGGTTTGATAAGCGTGTGCCGGGCGGTTTTGGTATTATGGTTGATGATGTTATTGCAGCTATTTTTTCATCAATTACGGTATGGGTATTGGCTTATTTGCTAGCAAGCTAA
- the def gene encoding peptide deformylase, translated as MAILPVLRFPDERLRKVAKPVTNFTPELQTIIDNMIETMYAENGIGLASTQVDVHEQIIVIDVSEDKSQVYVIINPEVISQEGETGIEEGCLSIPDCRGFVPRSEKIKIKALDRHGNPYEIDADELLAICIQHEMDHLKGKLFVDYLSPLKRQRIEQKMKKLTREEQRNK; from the coding sequence ATGGCTATTTTACCGGTATTACGTTTTCCTGATGAACGACTTCGCAAAGTTGCTAAGCCCGTTACTAATTTTACCCCAGAACTACAAACAATCATTGATAATATGATTGAAACCATGTATGCCGAAAATGGCATAGGTTTAGCGTCGACTCAAGTTGATGTGCATGAGCAAATTATTGTGATCGATGTATCTGAAGATAAGAGTCAAGTCTATGTGATTATTAATCCTGAGGTGATTAGTCAAGAAGGTGAAACAGGCATTGAAGAAGGTTGCTTATCGATACCCGATTGCCGTGGATTTGTCCCGAGATCTGAAAAAATAAAAATTAAAGCGCTTGATCGGCATGGCAATCCTTATGAAATTGATGCTGATGAGCTACTAGCTATCTGTATTCAACATGAGATGGATCACTTAAAAGGGAAGCTCTTTGTCGACTATCTTTCACCTTTAAAGCGTCAACGAATTGAGCAAAAAATGAAAAAATTAACCCGCGAAGAACAAAGAAACAAATAA
- a CDS encoding ABC transporter permease, with product MLKIFFSSFLKTFMYMLVRPVWLLLLISVSLMSLVYINGTITNLPVAIVDQDHSATSRSLIRSLNTSSKIEVLTYENSLQAYDDINNRKLFAVFTIPRDFEKNILNGQEVTIPAYGDASSRLANGLIQVDIRGIYQQILTDFNTRIMRTNGFSDKQIDIILSPIKGQTQPLYNAGISFAAITFPGLLVMLLQHSFLIASTRTNITLHSLPQGKPPFIAIFGALCGLIPIWLFLSIVLFGLWPWVLGYRQLANILEILIMTFPLLLAVLGLSKLLTECLRRSEMIYLTLAFLTTPVFYLSGTIWPLDAMPLWVQFVSKMLPSTWATNMIAGVNQMGLSLSDNWFNIFMILMLGVIYGSLGYFIAALRTGKVRRFFKKAKMSPNTSKRLSK from the coding sequence ATGCTTAAAATATTTTTTTCTTCATTTTTAAAAACGTTTATGTATATGTTAGTGCGACCTGTGTGGTTGCTACTACTTATATCCGTTTCATTGATGAGTTTAGTATACATTAATGGCACCATTACTAATTTACCGGTAGCCATTGTGGATCAAGATCATAGTGCAACCAGTCGTAGTTTGATTCGTTCATTAAACACCAGTTCTAAAATCGAAGTATTGACTTATGAGAACTCATTGCAAGCTTATGATGATATCAATAATCGTAAACTTTTTGCCGTCTTTACCATTCCAAGAGATTTTGAAAAAAACATCTTAAATGGTCAAGAGGTCACAATACCGGCTTATGGCGATGCTTCGAGCCGTTTAGCGAATGGTTTAATACAAGTTGATATTAGAGGTATTTATCAGCAAATTTTAACCGATTTTAATACCCGTATCATGCGCACCAATGGATTTTCGGATAAACAAATCGATATTATTTTATCGCCCATAAAAGGGCAAACTCAGCCCCTTTATAATGCCGGTATCAGTTTTGCCGCCATTACATTTCCGGGATTGCTCGTGATGTTATTGCAACACTCATTTTTAATTGCTTCAACCCGTACCAATATTACATTGCACTCTTTACCTCAAGGTAAACCGCCTTTCATTGCTATTTTTGGTGCGCTATGTGGTTTGATACCTATTTGGTTATTTTTATCCATTGTGCTATTCGGTTTGTGGCCTTGGGTGCTGGGCTATAGGCAACTGGCGAATATATTGGAAATTTTGATAATGACATTTCCGCTGCTGCTTGCGGTTTTAGGTTTAAGTAAGTTACTTACTGAATGCTTGCGCCGTTCAGAGATGATTTATCTTACCTTAGCATTTTTGACAACACCGGTGTTTTATCTCTCCGGCACTATCTGGCCGCTCGATGCAATGCCACTTTGGGTACAATTTGTATCGAAAATGCTACCTTCAACTTGGGCAACCAACATGATTGCTGGCGTCAATCAAATGGGGCTTAGCTTATCGGATAATTGGTTTAATATCTTTATGATCTTAATGCTAGGTGTAATTTATGGTTCACTTGGTTATTTCATTGCGGCATTACGTACCGGAAAAGTGAGACGATTTTTCAAAAAAGCCAAAATGTCGCCAAACACATCAAAACGCTTAAGCAAGTAA
- a CDS encoding HlyD family secretion protein, which produces MNKKTFIIIALIVILISMTILIRAHNSQLILQGEVDAPNVSIASKAKGRVQLIHVNRGDDVKQNDILITLDSPELLAQVRAAEAARDQAQAQVELSKHGTREESMRYYEALVEQAKVAYDNANREYNRNKALSTKGFVSQSVLDSALKTRDAAFQQVQSAQANLDQAKNGDRIEQRQIYDAKLKEAQEQLKQLQIQYDDLIVKAPVDGEVGSIPAEVGELFNANSPLLTLIRLPQAYFVFNLRENIMPNIHKGDRIKLEVPALGNEEIEAEIRYIAPMGDYATKRATRATGDFDLKTFEVRLYPLTPVKGLRAGMSTLWKLDN; this is translated from the coding sequence ATGAATAAAAAAACTTTTATTATAATTGCATTAATTGTTATTCTGATTTCGATGACAATTTTAATCCGCGCTCACAACAGCCAGCTTATATTGCAGGGCGAAGTTGATGCGCCTAATGTTAGCATTGCCTCAAAAGCTAAAGGGCGAGTACAACTGATCCATGTTAATCGTGGTGATGATGTTAAGCAAAACGATATTTTAATTACACTCGATAGTCCCGAACTTTTAGCGCAAGTTAGAGCCGCTGAAGCAGCCCGGGATCAAGCACAAGCGCAGGTAGAACTTTCTAAGCATGGTACCCGTGAAGAAAGTATGCGCTATTATGAGGCTTTAGTTGAACAGGCTAAAGTTGCTTATGATAATGCAAATCGAGAGTATAACCGTAATAAAGCCCTTTCTACTAAGGGGTTTGTGTCACAATCGGTGTTAGATAGTGCATTAAAAACCCGCGATGCTGCCTTTCAACAAGTCCAATCAGCACAAGCTAATTTAGATCAAGCTAAAAACGGCGACCGTATTGAACAACGGCAAATTTATGATGCTAAATTAAAAGAAGCACAAGAGCAGCTCAAGCAATTACAAATTCAGTATGACGATTTAATCGTTAAAGCGCCTGTCGATGGTGAGGTAGGATCAATTCCTGCTGAAGTTGGTGAACTTTTTAATGCTAATAGTCCTTTACTAACATTGATTCGATTACCGCAAGCCTACTTTGTTTTCAACCTTCGTGAAAACATTATGCCAAATATCCATAAAGGTGATCGAATTAAACTCGAGGTACCTGCGCTAGGTAATGAAGAAATCGAAGCTGAGATTCGTTATATTGCGCCAATGGGTGATTATGCAACTAAACGGGCAACTCGTGCCACCGGTGACTTTGATCTGAAAACATTCGAAGTTAGACTTTATCCATTAACACCTGTCAAAGGTTTGCGTGCAGGTATGAGCACATTATGGAAATTAGACAACTAA
- the nadK gene encoding NAD(+) kinase: MDTPFKCIGLIGLPRKIEAMQTHQVLHDWLVELGIRVLVEDRLAEYCQFPANEYASLDTIGQLADLAIVVGGDGNMLRSARYLSHYKIKVIGVNRGNLGFLTDILHDQVIEQLTPVIAGKYDDDPRFLLEVSIYDNGHLINSGFAVNEIVVTPNTVAHMIDYDVYINERNAFSQRADGLIIATPTGSTAYSLSAGGPILAPHLDALIITPMFPHSLAIRPLVIKSDNPIRLKFPTTALDLNIACDSQIILPVKPTQDVIIRRSSYEFNLIHSKDYDYFNNLSSKLGWSQKRF; the protein is encoded by the coding sequence ATGGATACACCATTTAAATGTATAGGTCTGATTGGGCTTCCACGTAAAATAGAAGCAATGCAAACTCATCAAGTGTTGCATGATTGGCTAGTTGAGCTTGGTATTCGTGTTTTAGTCGAAGACCGCTTAGCGGAATATTGCCAGTTTCCCGCCAACGAATATGCTTCGCTCGATACCATTGGTCAGTTAGCTGATTTAGCCATTGTGGTTGGTGGTGATGGAAATATGCTACGCTCAGCTCGTTACTTATCGCACTATAAAATTAAAGTGATTGGTGTTAACCGTGGTAATCTTGGCTTTTTGACTGATATTTTACATGATCAAGTGATTGAACAGTTAACACCTGTCATTGCAGGCAAGTATGATGATGATCCACGTTTTTTACTTGAAGTCTCTATTTATGATAATGGTCACTTAATTAATTCCGGTTTTGCGGTTAACGAAATTGTTGTCACTCCCAATACCGTTGCCCATATGATTGACTATGATGTGTATATCAATGAACGTAATGCTTTTTCACAACGAGCCGACGGCTTAATTATTGCCACACCAACCGGATCGACCGCCTATTCATTATCGGCCGGAGGCCCGATTTTAGCACCTCATTTAGATGCTCTGATTATTACACCAATGTTTCCACACTCATTAGCTATTAGACCGCTGGTGATTAAAAGTGATAATCCTATCCGACTTAAATTTCCAACAACGGCGCTTGATCTTAATATTGCCTGTGATAGCCAAATCATTTTACCGGTAAAACCAACGCAAGATGTCATTATTCGCCGTTCATCGTATGAATTTAATTTAATTCATTCAAAAGATTATGACTATTTTAATAATCTTTCAAGTAAATTGGGCTGGTCTCAAAAAAGGTTTTGA
- a CDS encoding ABC transporter permease has protein sequence MEIRQLTFDFWHRFKDAFNDEIPVIFRRFTFHWLMWILPLIIFVLISSIFYRGVLYDLPVGYVDLDKSALSREIVRNLNAGAHADLVNYDSALADAERDLQKAKIYAILYIPSNFEADVLAGRQPTPMLYYNALYYSAGLYSIMDYSGLIAQLNTQYRTTMATSIGLPVPTLAKVNFNYDGLFNASGNSMYFQQFSAVVHLLQLFVVTTTIHILSQLHKRTRLSYPFVLGKLAPYTIWYTMLLIFEIAMLVLFSDARVSGSPFAMMIVVFFYVIAAQSIGILLFTFTKTSLDAYTFIGLLVGLALTYSGVVVPELSMPWIARFISSLEPLTYALNKLFDLFLRHSTYLSIFKTCGILMIYPIIITVLVRKRLVKRLHAQ, from the coding sequence ATGGAAATTAGACAACTAACCTTTGACTTTTGGCACCGCTTTAAAGACGCCTTTAACGATGAGATACCGGTTATATTTAGGCGTTTTACCTTTCACTGGTTAATGTGGATTTTGCCACTGATTATCTTTGTTTTAATCAGCAGTATCTTTTATCGTGGGGTACTGTATGATCTGCCTGTCGGCTATGTTGATCTAGATAAAAGTGCATTATCGCGAGAAATAGTTCGTAATCTCAATGCCGGTGCCCATGCCGATCTAGTCAATTATGATAGTGCGCTTGCTGATGCTGAGCGAGATTTACAAAAAGCCAAAATTTACGCCATTTTATATATCCCTTCTAATTTTGAAGCAGATGTTTTAGCTGGTCGCCAACCTACGCCTATGCTCTATTACAATGCGTTATATTATAGTGCCGGGTTATATTCGATTATGGATTATTCGGGTTTAATTGCGCAATTAAATACCCAATATCGAACCACGATGGCAACCAGCATCGGTTTACCGGTACCGACACTTGCTAAAGTGAATTTTAATTATGACGGGCTATTTAACGCCAGCGGTAACTCAATGTACTTCCAGCAATTTTCCGCAGTCGTACATCTGTTACAACTATTTGTTGTGACAACAACCATTCATATTTTATCGCAACTGCATAAGCGAACTCGTCTTAGTTATCCATTTGTGCTTGGCAAATTAGCACCTTATACCATTTGGTATACCATGCTACTTATATTCGAAATTGCGATGTTGGTACTGTTTTCAGATGCGCGAGTATCTGGCTCTCCATTTGCGATGATGATTGTGGTATTTTTTTATGTCATTGCAGCGCAAAGCATTGGCATTTTACTTTTTACTTTCACAAAAACATCACTTGATGCTTACACCTTTATCGGCTTACTGGTAGGATTAGCCTTAACTTATTCCGGTGTTGTTGTGCCCGAATTATCAATGCCGTGGATAGCGAGGTTTATCTCATCACTTGAACCGTTAACTTATGCCCTTAATAAACTGTTCGATCTTTTCTTACGGCACTCGACTTATCTCTCTATATTTAAAACTTGTGGCATTTTGATGATCTATCCAATAATAATTACCGTGTTAGTCAGAAAACGCTTAGTTAAGCGTTTACACGCACAGTAA
- the rraA gene encoding ribonuclease E activity regulator RraA, with protein sequence MEFDTSILCDYYPEDVNVVEPIFSNFGGVTSFSGQAVTVKCFEDNGLLYEVLQSNGAGKVLVIDGGGSVRRALIDAELIDIAIQNQWEGIIVYGAVRQVDYLADAEIGIQALAAIPVGSDDQGVGEIDIRVNFGGVTFFSGDFVYADNTGIILSEIALEIEEK encoded by the coding sequence ATGGAGTTTGATACTTCTATTCTTTGCGATTACTACCCAGAAGATGTTAACGTCGTTGAACCAATTTTCAGTAATTTTGGTGGGGTAACATCATTTTCAGGTCAAGCTGTAACAGTCAAATGTTTTGAAGATAACGGCTTGTTATACGAAGTTTTACAATCAAATGGTGCTGGCAAAGTTTTGGTGATTGATGGCGGTGGTTCAGTTCGTCGAGCATTAATAGATGCTGAACTTATTGATATTGCTATCCAAAATCAGTGGGAAGGCATTATCGTTTATGGTGCGGTACGGCAGGTCGATTATTTAGCTGACGCTGAAATTGGTATTCAAGCACTAGCAGCAATTCCAGTCGGATCGGACGATCAGGGCGTAGGCGAAATTGATATTCGTGTCAATTTTGGTGGCGTCACCTTCTTTTCCGGTGATTTTGTTTATGCAGATAATACCGGTATTATCCTTTCTGAAATTGCACTGGAAATTGAAGAAAAATAG
- a CDS encoding NAD(P)/FAD-dependent oxidoreductase, whose translation MEKIVIIGGGAGGLELATDLGDKLGKHNKAQITLIDKNSYHLWKPLLHEVATGVLDEQVDNIYYASQGQQHYFQFTQGTFTDLDRDHKQIKITDINNQTDTIDYDILVVAIGSTSNDFGTPGVKEHCIFLDDQNAAIKLRETLVSKFTRFCSIIDDKDSTEQEKIRIAIVGGGATGVELASELPHMVETFGACGRNKMCSDLLDVSVIEATDRILPALPETTALSITKTLESRGIHVLTKTMITKAESDGFYPKDGQTIKADIMIWTAGVKAPDYLKEIAGLESSRSNQLVVKPTLQTTRDDSIFVIGDCAYAMQESGRASPPTAQAAHQMAKICYENIVNLLNNQPLKSFKYTDNGTIISLHDTAQGVIKLGGKSEMSVKGWFALIIHRLLYRMHQASLLGIFKTIRFARASKFMYKTKSTSIFSNRD comes from the coding sequence ATGGAAAAAATAGTTATTATTGGTGGCGGAGCAGGCGGTTTAGAGCTAGCCACGGACCTTGGTGATAAATTAGGTAAACACAATAAAGCGCAAATTACTTTAATTGATAAAAATAGTTATCATCTTTGGAAACCTTTGTTACATGAAGTGGCAACAGGGGTGCTTGATGAGCAAGTAGATAATATTTATTATGCATCCCAAGGGCAACAACACTATTTTCAATTCACTCAAGGTACCTTCACCGATCTTGATCGTGACCATAAACAGATCAAAATTACTGATATTAACAATCAAACCGATACTATCGATTATGATATTTTAGTAGTGGCTATTGGTAGTACGTCCAATGATTTTGGTACGCCGGGCGTGAAAGAGCACTGTATCTTTTTAGATGACCAAAATGCGGCAATCAAATTACGTGAAACCTTAGTATCAAAATTCACTCGTTTTTGTTCGATCATTGATGACAAAGATTCCACTGAGCAAGAAAAAATCCGTATTGCCATTGTTGGTGGTGGGGCAACCGGTGTTGAATTAGCCTCCGAATTACCACACATGGTTGAAACTTTTGGTGCTTGTGGTCGTAATAAGATGTGTTCAGATCTTTTGGATGTATCCGTCATTGAAGCTACCGATCGCATTTTACCAGCCCTACCTGAAACTACTGCATTAAGTATCACTAAAACTTTAGAAAGCCGTGGAATTCACGTGTTAACTAAAACGATGATTACGAAGGCTGAAAGTGATGGTTTTTATCCAAAAGACGGTCAAACGATAAAAGCCGATATTATGATTTGGACAGCTGGGGTTAAAGCGCCAGATTATTTAAAAGAGATTGCAGGCTTAGAATCGAGTCGCTCTAACCAATTAGTGGTTAAACCAACATTACAAACGACCCGCGATGATAGCATTTTTGTGATTGGTGATTGTGCTTATGCAATGCAGGAAAGCGGTCGTGCTTCACCACCTACTGCGCAAGCGGCACACCAAATGGCAAAAATTTGTTATGAAAACATCGTTAATCTACTGAATAATCAACCATTAAAATCATTTAAATATACTGATAATGGTACTATTATCTCGTTGCACGATACAGCCCAAGGCGTGATTAAGCTAGGTGGCAAGAGTGAAATGAGTGTAAAAGGGTGGTTTGCGCTAATTATTCATCGATTGTTATATCGAATGCATCAAGCAAGTTTACTCGGTATTTTCAAAACGATCCGTTTTGCTCGAGCGAGTAAATTTATGTACAAAACAAAATCGACATCGATTTTCAGCAATCGGGATTAG